CACCGGGATCGCGCCCCTCGTCCGCGTGACGGACAATGTCTACGCTCTGACGGCCCGGGCCTTGGACGCGGGGGCGCTCGGCGTCATGGTCCCGCACGTCGAGACGGCGGCGGACGCCCGGGAGATCGTCCGATGCGTGAAGTACCCGCCGGACGGAGAACGCGGCTTCGGGCTGCGCCCCGCCCTGACGGAGTACGGCCAGGTGTCGCACGCCCAGGCGATGGCCTGGTCCAACGCGGAGACGCTCGTCCTCGCGCAGATCGAAAGCGGGCGCGCCCTGGACAACCTCGACGATATCGCCGCGGTGCCCGGCATCGACGTCCTGCTGATCGGGCCCAACGACCTCAGCGTGTCGCTGGGCGTGCCCGGCGACCTGATGCATCAGAAGATGCAGGACGCCTACCGGCACGTCGCCGAGGTCGCCGCGCGCCACGGCATCGCCGGCGGCGTCCATCCGGGCGACCTCAAGGTGGTCGAGCGCGGGCACGCCGCGGGGATGCGCTGTCTAATGTTTTCATCGGACATCCGGATGCTGCTCGGCGCCGCGCGCCAGGCGGCCCAGGCGCTGCGAGCGCTGTCGCCCGGCCCGATCTGACGGGCCGGCCCGCGGCCGATCCACGCACCGGCACGGCGCGGCCGCACGTCCGGCCGCCTCGACCGCCCGGCGTATAATGA
This region of bacterium genomic DNA includes:
- a CDS encoding aldolase/citrate lyase family protein; amino-acid sequence: MTPNRAKARLREGAVAIGTMVSELRTEEVAHLLAAAGFDFFVIDTEHASANWETVQTLSRAARSTGIAPLVRVTDNVYALTARALDAGALGVMVPHVETAADAREIVRCVKYPPDGERGFGLRPALTEYGQVSHAQAMAWSNAETLVLAQIESGRALDNLDDIAAVPGIDVLLIGPNDLSVSLGVPGDLMHQKMQDAYRHVAEVAARHGIAGGVHPGDLKVVERGHAAGMRCLMFSSDIRMLLGAARQAAQALRALSPGPI